The Oceanispirochaeta sp. M1 genome contains a region encoding:
- a CDS encoding GntR family transcriptional regulator: MSIDQSVEKTSYEKLKDLVLEGHILPGQRITEIFLAEQLNKSRIPVREAVQQLIHEGFIERTGKNGYQIKEYNEQDIIDLYNYREALDGMLARLFTQRMDVSQLYYLEMNLEAMKENLNNFDQATFSKIDLEFHRIIARGARNPHMKQQHDLILEKVLYIADRIYLVNEEKQANLIDRSSFEDTFNQHSMIYKAIQEKDPDAAEQAARKSVQNGLRKALLVMSRQF; this comes from the coding sequence ATGAGTATAGATCAATCAGTAGAGAAGACATCCTATGAGAAACTGAAAGATCTGGTCCTGGAAGGACATATACTCCCAGGACAGCGAATCACAGAAATATTCCTGGCAGAACAGCTTAATAAATCCCGTATACCTGTCAGGGAAGCTGTACAGCAGCTGATCCATGAGGGCTTTATCGAACGTACTGGAAAAAACGGCTACCAGATTAAAGAGTATAACGAGCAGGATATAATTGATCTCTATAACTACAGAGAAGCCCTGGACGGGATGCTGGCCAGGCTTTTTACCCAGAGGATGGATGTCTCCCAGCTCTATTATCTGGAGATGAATCTTGAGGCAATGAAAGAAAACCTCAATAATTTTGATCAGGCAACCTTCTCCAAAATAGATCTTGAATTTCACAGAATCATAGCCAGGGGAGCCAGAAATCCCCATATGAAACAGCAGCATGATCTGATCCTGGAGAAGGTTCTGTATATAGCTGACAGGATCTATCTGGTGAATGAAGAAAAACAGGCAAACCTGATAGACAGAAGCAGCTTTGAAGATACATTCAATCAGCACAGCATGATTTACAAGGCAATACAGGAAAAAGATCCCGATGCAGCCGAACAGGCAGCTCGAAAATCCGTTCAGAATGGACTTAGAAAAGCACTTCTGGTTATGTCACGTCAATTCTAG
- a CDS encoding sulfatase: MEYKEKQAMSSSVSHQYRVDQLKKKDNRPNILLIMTDQQRWDTIRAAGAEFMHTPHMDRLAAGGRLYKNAYSPNPICMPARHNLLTGLPARYHGYPDNCWGFGMPPGLPTFPEILSDNGYETRTIGKNHFYPPRRHNGYLNMELMQEVPAFREQDDYLIYLKEQGLGHIKNIHGVRNLLYMVPQQSQIPDEHHGTTWVADRAIDFIDTNKGRHPWMLKLGWIAPHPPFDVPPEYADLYKDADLPEAYESETETSPLAEENKLLGDIPDKAYLRRMRELYYAAVSHIDSNLGRIIESLEESGQLDNTMIILTSDHGEMLGDHGTYQKWLPYDSCSKIPMIIHFPGRVKAGMINDELVDLNDLYPTILDAAELEYPGDHDLPGESLISGNAEKDREYQYVEYSTGNRRWISLRDKQYKYNYYFGGGREELFDLNNDPGECRNLMVLPMNEELISHKVRLHDALVEKEELWGMPGTVVNGDFIKLDDYIPKPYRNKAFPIFQDKITKTEEKDAMNSHLDEIIEVSKNEKVVHFQELDLNAWQKNGNYSDEEITELLKKEKVIKG; this comes from the coding sequence ATGGAGTACAAAGAAAAACAGGCTATGTCCTCATCAGTCAGTCATCAGTACAGGGTTGATCAGTTAAAAAAGAAAGATAACAGACCAAATATTCTTCTGATAATGACCGATCAGCAGCGATGGGATACAATCAGAGCGGCAGGTGCCGAGTTCATGCACACACCGCATATGGATAGACTTGCTGCCGGCGGAAGGCTGTATAAAAACGCGTATTCACCAAACCCTATCTGTATGCCTGCCCGGCATAACCTGTTGACAGGACTCCCCGCCAGATATCATGGATATCCGGATAACTGCTGGGGGTTCGGAATGCCTCCGGGACTCCCCACATTTCCGGAAATTCTCTCTGATAACGGCTATGAGACAAGAACCATAGGAAAAAACCACTTCTACCCGCCCCGAAGACATAACGGTTATCTCAATATGGAGTTGATGCAGGAAGTACCCGCTTTCAGAGAACAGGATGACTACCTCATCTACCTCAAAGAACAGGGACTGGGACATATAAAAAATATCCATGGAGTAAGGAATCTTTTATATATGGTTCCCCAACAGTCACAGATACCAGATGAACATCACGGAACCACATGGGTTGCCGACAGAGCCATTGATTTCATTGATACAAACAAAGGAAGACATCCCTGGATGCTGAAACTGGGCTGGATAGCACCCCACCCGCCTTTTGATGTTCCACCCGAATATGCTGATCTATACAAAGACGCAGATCTTCCTGAAGCCTACGAATCGGAGACGGAAACAAGCCCTCTTGCCGAAGAGAACAAATTGCTGGGAGACATTCCCGACAAGGCTTATCTCAGACGAATGAGAGAACTCTATTATGCTGCAGTCAGCCACATTGACAGCAATCTGGGACGTATTATTGAATCACTGGAAGAGAGTGGACAACTAGATAATACCATGATCATTTTAACAAGTGATCATGGAGAGATGCTGGGAGATCATGGTACTTACCAGAAGTGGCTTCCCTATGACAGCTGTTCGAAGATCCCGATGATCATCCATTTTCCGGGAAGAGTTAAAGCCGGTATGATCAATGATGAACTGGTTGATCTGAACGATCTGTACCCCACAATACTGGATGCTGCCGAATTGGAATATCCGGGAGATCATGACCTGCCGGGTGAGAGTCTTATATCAGGGAATGCTGAGAAGGACCGTGAATATCAGTATGTGGAATATTCTACGGGTAACAGGCGCTGGATCAGCCTGAGGGATAAGCAATATAAATACAACTATTATTTCGGCGGCGGCCGGGAAGAGCTCTTTGATCTGAACAATGATCCCGGTGAATGCCGAAACCTGATGGTCCTTCCGATGAATGAAGAACTGATCAGCCACAAAGTCAGATTACACGATGCTCTAGTTGAAAAAGAAGAGCTCTGGGGAATGCCGGGTACTGTGGTAAATGGTGATTTTATTAAACTGGATGACTATATCCCCAAGCCCTATAGAAATAAAGCCTTTCCGATCTTTCAGGATAAAATTACAAAAACAGAAGAAAAAGATGCCATGAACAGCCATCTGGATGAAATCATTGAGGTCAGTAAAAATGAAAAAGTAGTCCATTTTCAGGAACTTGATCTGAATGCCTGGCAGAAAAACGGTAATTACAGTGATGAAGAAATAACAGAACTTCTTAAAAAAGAGAAGGTAATAAAAGGATGA
- a CDS encoding uroporphyrinogen decarboxylase family protein, translating to MTSRERVFAALAHEEADRVPLMYRDVPEVRSRLLKDLQIEDIEELYSSFGIDFRWVGPEYIGSNLQISDTEKRDYWGVSWEYTEFEDKAGYWNEKDLPMEKLESPEDAKNWPLPDLSWWDFTNLSRDCDSYKDFAIMTAPGFSSPGILQYPIQSLIGVERSLMDLYINKEFYQALIDRILEFQLPFIKKMMAAAKGKIDFFRLGDDFGTQQGLLMGPEPWREFIQPPLKAMADIAKAEGARYYQHSCGAVRDLIPDLIETGVDVLDPLQVKAAGMIPEELKKEFGDRLCFSGGIDEQELLPHGSPSEVREAVWRLLDDMRGGGFILGPTHNFQVDIPTDNIVAMYEAAQNWKG from the coding sequence ATGACCTCCAGAGAAAGAGTATTTGCGGCCCTGGCACATGAAGAAGCAGACAGGGTTCCCCTTATGTACAGAGATGTCCCTGAGGTCAGAAGCAGACTGCTGAAAGATCTTCAAATAGAAGATATTGAAGAGCTCTATAGCTCATTCGGTATTGATTTCCGTTGGGTCGGACCTGAATATATCGGCTCGAATCTTCAGATTTCCGATACAGAAAAAAGAGATTACTGGGGAGTGTCCTGGGAGTATACGGAATTCGAAGACAAGGCAGGATATTGGAATGAAAAAGATCTGCCCATGGAAAAATTGGAATCTCCTGAAGATGCAAAAAACTGGCCCTTGCCGGATCTTTCATGGTGGGACTTCACAAATCTAAGCAGAGACTGTGACAGTTATAAAGACTTTGCAATTATGACAGCTCCCGGATTCAGTTCCCCTGGAATTCTTCAATATCCCATACAGTCCCTTATAGGTGTAGAGCGGAGCCTTATGGATCTCTATATCAATAAGGAATTCTACCAGGCTCTCATAGACCGTATTCTGGAATTCCAGCTCCCTTTTATTAAAAAAATGATGGCTGCCGCCAAGGGTAAAATAGATTTTTTCCGATTGGGAGATGACTTCGGAACTCAACAGGGATTACTGATGGGCCCCGAGCCCTGGAGAGAGTTCATACAGCCGCCCCTGAAAGCCATGGCTGATATTGCCAAGGCTGAGGGTGCCCGCTATTACCAGCACAGCTGCGGTGCCGTAAGAGACCTGATTCCTGATTTGATAGAGACAGGAGTGGATGTACTTGATCCGCTGCAGGTAAAGGCTGCCGGAATGATTCCTGAGGAGTTGAAGAAAGAGTTCGGTGACAGACTCTGTTTCTCAGGAGGGATCGATGAACAGGAGCTACTGCCCCACGGCAGCCCCTCGGAAGTAAGAGAAGCTGTATGGAGGCTGCTTGATGATATGAGGGGGGGCGGATTCATACTCGGTCCGACACATAACTTTCAGGTGGATATACCCACTGATAATATTGTGGCCATGTATGAGGCTGCACAGAACTGGAAAGGTTAA
- a CDS encoding AGE family epimerase/isomerase: MTKNKINELKDFYYKELIDDVVPFWQNNSVDWEHGGFMDFLDREGQPLSTDKGGWVQGRAVWVFSTLYKEIEQKEEWLKIAENGIRFIREKLRRAEDGRMYFETTREGEGLVMRRYLFSEVFAAIGLAAYSEISGDSKALEEARDLYALINRLSASGTLEAKIDPEVRSMRGHSMTMMMISLCQILRQADPDRAEEYTQRIDRQIDELFRYFVKPELKVLLETVGPDGERTEGPEGRCVNPGHAIETAWFIFEEAEYRGDDALLKRTLPIIEWSIERGWDEKFGGIFSFVDVDGKHPAQVEWDMKYWWPHCEAVIAFLQAYDMTGEQKYLDWFDKIHDYTWAHFPDREAGEWFGYLRRDGSVQVELKGNHFKGPFHIPRFLIKVYKRLENMSSK, from the coding sequence ATGACAAAGAATAAAATCAATGAACTGAAAGATTTTTATTATAAAGAACTCATAGATGATGTAGTCCCCTTCTGGCAGAATAATTCTGTAGACTGGGAACACGGCGGATTTATGGATTTTCTGGATAGAGAAGGTCAGCCCCTCTCTACTGATAAAGGCGGCTGGGTTCAGGGCCGTGCTGTCTGGGTATTCTCCACCCTCTATAAGGAGATTGAACAGAAAGAAGAGTGGCTGAAGATTGCTGAAAACGGAATCCGTTTTATCCGGGAAAAGCTCCGGAGGGCCGAAGACGGACGCATGTATTTTGAAACGACCAGAGAGGGTGAAGGACTTGTAATGCGTCGCTATCTTTTCTCTGAAGTTTTTGCAGCAATCGGTCTTGCTGCCTATTCAGAAATATCAGGGGATAGCAAAGCACTTGAAGAAGCCCGTGATCTGTATGCATTGATCAACCGACTTTCTGCATCAGGAACATTGGAAGCAAAAATAGATCCTGAGGTCAGATCAATGCGTGGCCACTCCATGACCATGATGATGATAAGCCTCTGTCAGATCCTGAGACAGGCGGACCCCGATCGTGCAGAAGAATACACACAGAGAATTGACAGACAGATAGACGAACTCTTCCGATATTTTGTAAAACCGGAATTGAAGGTATTACTGGAAACAGTAGGTCCCGACGGTGAGAGAACAGAAGGTCCCGAAGGACGCTGTGTGAATCCCGGTCATGCCATAGAAACAGCCTGGTTTATCTTTGAAGAAGCCGAATACAGGGGTGATGATGCTCTGCTGAAAAGAACACTTCCCATAATAGAGTGGTCTATTGAAAGGGGTTGGGATGAGAAATTCGGAGGAATATTCTCTTTTGTCGATGTTGATGGTAAACATCCGGCACAAGTTGAATGGGATATGAAATACTGGTGGCCTCACTGTGAGGCTGTTATTGCCTTTCTACAGGCATATGATATGACCGGTGAACAGAAATATCTGGACTGGTTTGACAAGATTCATGATTATACCTGGGCACATTTTCCGGATAGAGAGGCAGGAGAGTGGTTCGGTTATCTGAGAAGAGACGGATCTGTTCAGGTGGAACTCAAGGGCAATCACTTCAAAGGCCCCTTCCATATCCCCCGTTTCCTGATTAAGGTATATAAAAGACTGGAGAACATGAGTAGTAAATGA